From Leptotrichia wadei, one genomic window encodes:
- a CDS encoding NADPH-dependent FMN reductase, with the protein MSKKTVLLIVGSFRKNSFNKTVADYIAEELKKDVNVEFLNYRDVPLLEQDTEFPTPRSIKEVREQVGKADAVWVVSPEYNGSYPAVLKNLLDWLSRPLVAFDRETPTVIAGKPVTVSSIAGSTEGKFVRQNLSTLFSYIRMNPMEGTGTGLIAPAGAWETGILNLTDEHKEALKKQVKEFLEFIK; encoded by the coding sequence ATGTCAAAAAAAACAGTATTATTAATCGTAGGATCATTTAGAAAAAATTCATTTAATAAAACAGTTGCAGATTATATTGCGGAGGAATTGAAAAAAGATGTGAATGTGGAATTTTTAAACTATAGAGATGTGCCATTATTGGAGCAAGATACAGAATTTCCAACACCTCGATCAATTAAAGAGGTTCGTGAACAAGTTGGAAAAGCAGATGCTGTGTGGGTAGTTTCGCCAGAATACAACGGTTCTTATCCAGCTGTATTAAAAAATTTATTGGATTGGCTATCTCGTCCGTTAGTGGCTTTCGATAGGGAAACACCAACAGTAATAGCAGGAAAACCAGTAACTGTAAGTAGTATCGCAGGTTCAACTGAAGGAAAATTTGTAAGACAAAATCTTTCGACATTATTCTCATATATTCGAATGAATCCAATGGAAGGAACTGGAACAGGTTTAATCGCACCAGCAGGAGCATGGGAAACAGGAATATTGAACTTAACTGATGAGCATAAAGAAGCCTTGAAAAAACAAGTAAAAGAATTTTTGGAATTTATTAAGTAG
- a CDS encoding helix-turn-helix transcriptional regulator, with protein sequence MKNENSEEKSIRILKIMKRLNQKEIVNRSDLANEFRVDKKTIQRDIATLRNYFFEEGESDIKYSSSKKGYYLEKNDKIAFTNEELLAISKIILESRAFNKEETEKLITKLVNNSSINDREIIKNLINSEKVNYIPLQHGQKLLESIWKLAQCIKNQEWVHLNYTKKDKQYKEYRIKPLSIMFSEYYFYLIGYIENKEEYPAIFRIDRMKKIENTGKKFKILNYSDKFKDGEFRKYIHFMHSGPLTRIEFKYRGYIEYVLDKFPTAEILDEKIVKENNRETTVYTVKIEVYGSFGAEMWLRSQGDYVIEYKILK encoded by the coding sequence ATGAAAAATGAAAATTCTGAGGAAAAATCGATTAGAATATTAAAAATAATGAAAAGGTTGAATCAAAAAGAGATAGTGAATAGAAGTGATTTAGCTAATGAATTTAGAGTTGATAAAAAAACGATACAACGAGATATAGCTACTTTGAGGAATTATTTTTTTGAAGAAGGTGAATCGGATATAAAATATTCTAGTTCAAAAAAAGGTTATTATCTTGAAAAGAATGACAAGATAGCTTTTACAAACGAAGAACTTTTGGCTATAAGTAAAATTATCCTTGAAAGTCGGGCTTTTAATAAAGAAGAAACTGAAAAATTAATAACGAAACTAGTTAATAATTCTTCAATAAACGATAGGGAGATAATAAAAAATTTGATAAATAGTGAAAAGGTGAATTATATTCCTTTACAACATGGACAGAAACTACTCGAAAGCATTTGGAAATTAGCGCAATGTATAAAAAACCAAGAATGGGTGCATTTAAATTATACAAAAAAAGATAAACAATATAAAGAATACAGAATAAAGCCACTGTCAATAATGTTTTCTGAATATTATTTTTATCTAATTGGATATATTGAAAATAAAGAAGAATATCCTGCAATTTTTAGAATTGATAGAATGAAAAAGATAGAAAATACAGGCAAGAAGTTTAAAATCCTAAATTATTCTGACAAATTTAAAGATGGAGAATTTAGAAAATACATACACTTTATGCACTCAGGACCTCTTACAAGAATAGAATTTAAATACAGAGGCTATATCGAGTATGTGCTTGATAAATTTCCAACTGCAGAAATATTGGATGAAAAAATAGTTAAAGAAAATAATCGGGAAACTACAGTTTATACTGTAAAAATCGAAGTTTATGGAAGTTTTGGAGCGGAAATGTGGCTACGAAGTCAGGGAGATTACGTTATTGAATACAAAATTTTAAAATAA
- a CDS encoding type I restriction endonuclease subunit R, whose translation MSEKSAIYERSTIAEMTNGIILANYEEILQVQDTYQSEKELEDGMIRDLESQGYERFYGKTSEELYKNLKVQIERLNKVAFTDKEWERFLVEYLDCPNDGMIEKTRKIQENYIYDFIFDDGHLKNIKIIDKKNIHNNILQVCNQIKQKGKHKNRYDVTILVNGLPLVHIELKKRGVSLHEAFNQIHRYSKESFNNENSLYKFVQIFVISNGTYTRYFANTTAQNKNHYEFTCEWADAKNKVIRDLKDFTATFFEKRTILEVLTKYCVFDSNDILLIMRPYQIAATERILWKIESSYQNKKCGKIEAGGFIWHTTGSGKTLTSFKTAKLATELEYIDKVFFVVDRKDLDYQTMKEYQKFQPDSVNGSKDTKELKRSIEKQDNKIVVTTIQKLNEFVKKNPSHEIYDKHCVIIYDECHRSQFGDAQKNIRKSFKNYYQFGFTGTPIFPENALGSDTTAGIFGAQLHSYVITDAIRDKKVLKFKVDYNDIRAKFKAAEAETDDKKLKELEKRMLLHPERISKIVEYILKVYNTKTHRNEYYNIKQKRLNGFNAMFAVQSVEAAKLYYEEFQKQQENLPEEKRLKVATIYSFAANEERNAIGDIPDENFEPSAMESTAKEFLDKVISDYNDYFKTNFSTNGSEFQNYYKDLSKKVKDKKIDILIVVGMFLTGFDAPTLNTLFVDKNLRYHGLIQAFSRTNRILNKVKTFGNIVCFRDLEKATKNAIKTFGDENSVNIILEKSYNDYIKGFKDEETGKSIKGYVSLCNEIVEKFPKPVEIEKTQDKKEFVELFGELLKTENILKNFDEFENFEKIISDRQMQDMKSVYVDICEEIRNAGKDDSNEEGIDFSDIEFQIDLLKTDEINLDYILELILEKTKEHDDIETLKSEIRRVIRTSLGTRAKENLVINFINKTDLKKLKNNGEILDAFYKYAKEEKKEKIDELVKDENLKEDSRRFIEKSINKGFVDYAGSELDSILPPTSRRKGAREAKKQSVLEKIQKMVEIFIGI comes from the coding sequence ATGTCGGAAAAAAGTGCGATTTATGAAAGATCAACAATTGCTGAGATGACAAATGGAATTATTTTAGCTAATTATGAAGAAATACTTCAAGTTCAAGATACATATCAGAGTGAAAAAGAACTTGAAGATGGGATGATAAGGGATTTAGAAAGTCAAGGGTATGAAAGATTTTATGGGAAGACATCAGAGGAACTTTATAAAAATTTGAAGGTTCAAATTGAAAGATTAAATAAAGTTGCTTTTACAGATAAAGAATGGGAAAGATTTTTAGTGGAATATCTTGATTGTCCAAATGACGGAATGATTGAGAAAACTAGGAAGATTCAGGAAAATTATATCTATGATTTTATTTTTGATGACGGACATTTGAAAAATATAAAAATTATTGATAAAAAAAATATACATAATAATATTTTACAGGTTTGTAATCAAATTAAGCAAAAAGGTAAGCATAAAAATCGTTATGATGTAACGATATTAGTTAATGGATTGCCACTTGTTCATATAGAATTGAAAAAACGTGGAGTAAGTCTTCATGAGGCATTTAATCAGATCCATAGATATAGTAAGGAAAGTTTCAATAATGAAAATTCACTTTATAAATTTGTTCAGATTTTTGTAATTTCAAATGGGACTTATACTCGTTATTTTGCAAATACTACGGCACAGAATAAAAATCATTATGAATTTACATGTGAGTGGGCAGATGCGAAAAATAAAGTTATTAGAGATCTTAAAGATTTTACAGCAACATTTTTTGAAAAGCGAACTATTTTAGAAGTTTTGACAAAATATTGTGTTTTTGATTCAAATGATATTTTGCTAATAATGCGACCGTATCAAATAGCAGCAACTGAACGAATTTTGTGGAAGATAGAATCCAGTTATCAAAATAAGAAATGTGGTAAAATTGAAGCTGGAGGATTTATTTGGCATACTACAGGTTCAGGAAAAACTTTGACTTCTTTTAAAACGGCAAAACTTGCTACAGAACTTGAATATATTGATAAAGTGTTTTTTGTGGTTGATAGAAAAGACTTGGATTATCAGACAATGAAGGAATATCAGAAATTTCAGCCTGATAGTGTAAATGGTAGTAAAGATACAAAAGAACTTAAACGAAGTATTGAAAAACAGGATAACAAAATAGTTGTTACGACAATCCAAAAATTAAATGAATTTGTCAAAAAAAATCCAAGCCATGAAATTTACGATAAACATTGTGTTATAATTTATGATGAATGTCATCGTTCTCAATTTGGAGACGCACAAAAAAATATTAGGAAATCTTTTAAAAATTATTATCAGTTTGGATTTACAGGAACACCAATTTTTCCTGAAAATGCTCTTGGAAGTGATACAACAGCTGGAATTTTTGGAGCTCAATTACATAGTTATGTTATAACAGATGCTATTCGTGATAAAAAGGTTTTAAAATTTAAAGTGGATTATAATGATATTAGGGCAAAATTTAAAGCGGCTGAAGCAGAAACAGATGATAAAAAGCTCAAGGAACTTGAAAAAAGAATGTTGTTACATCCTGAGAGAATTTCTAAAATAGTAGAATATATTTTAAAAGTATATAATACAAAAACTCATAGAAATGAATACTATAATATAAAACAGAAACGGCTAAACGGTTTTAATGCTATGTTTGCTGTTCAAAGTGTAGAAGCTGCAAAACTTTATTATGAAGAATTTCAAAAACAGCAAGAAAATTTGCCTGAAGAAAAAAGACTGAAAGTAGCGACAATTTATAGTTTTGCTGCGAATGAAGAGCGAAATGCGATAGGAGATATTCCTGATGAAAATTTTGAGCCAAGTGCAATGGAATCGACAGCGAAAGAATTTTTGGATAAAGTAATATCTGATTATAACGATTATTTTAAAACAAATTTTTCAACAAATGGAAGTGAATTTCAGAATTATTATAAAGATTTGTCTAAAAAGGTTAAGGATAAAAAAATTGATATTTTAATTGTTGTGGGAATGTTTTTGACAGGATTTGATGCACCAACATTAAATACTTTGTTTGTTGATAAAAATTTGAGATACCATGGATTAATTCAAGCGTTTTCAAGAACAAACCGTATTTTGAATAAAGTTAAAACTTTTGGAAATATTGTATGTTTTAGAGATTTGGAAAAGGCTACAAAAAATGCTATTAAAACTTTTGGAGATGAAAATAGTGTAAATATAATTCTTGAAAAAAGTTATAACGACTATATAAAGGGATTTAAAGATGAGGAAACAGGAAAATCAATAAAAGGATATGTAAGTTTATGTAATGAAATAGTTGAAAAATTTCCAAAGCCTGTTGAAATTGAAAAAACTCAAGATAAAAAGGAATTTGTAGAATTATTTGGAGAATTGCTTAAAACAGAAAATATACTTAAAAATTTCGATGAATTTGAAAATTTTGAGAAAATTATATCTGATAGACAAATGCAGGATATGAAGAGTGTTTATGTGGATATTTGTGAAGAAATAAGAAATGCTGGAAAAGATGATAGTAACGAAGAAGGAATTGATTTTTCTGATATTGAATTTCAAATTGATTTACTTAAAACAGATGAAATTAATTTAGATTATATTTTAGAGTTAATTTTAGAAAAGACAAAAGAACATGATGATATTGAAACATTAAAATCTGAAATAAGAAGAGTTATACGTACAAGTTTAGGAACTAGAGCGAAAGAAAATTTAGTTATAAATTTTATTAACAAAACAGATTTAAAAAAATTGAAAAATAATGGAGAAATTCTTGATGCTTTTTATAAATACGCAAAAGAAGAAAAGAAGGAAAAAATTGATGAATTAGTTAAAGATGAGAATTTAAAGGAAGATTCTAGAAGATTTATTGAAAAATCCATAAATAAAGGTTTTGTTGATTATGCTGGTTCTGAATTAGATAGTATTCTTCCACCAACTTCACGAAGAAAAGGGGCAAGAGAGGCTAAAAAACAATCTGTATTAGAGAAAATACAGAAAATGGTAGAAATTTTTATAGGAATATAA
- the fucO gene encoding lactaldehyde reductase — MVNRIILNEVSYHGFGAIESIPGEVEKNKFKKAFICTDPGLIKVGAAKKITDVLDKSNLEYLIFSDVQQNPTIENVKAGVEKFKESGADYIIAIGGGSAMDCAKAVAIIINNPEFSDVRSLEGVADTKNKCVPIIAVATTAGTAAEVTINYVITDVEKNRKFVCVDPHDMPIVAIVDPGMMMTMPKELTAATGLDALTHAIEGFTTKAAWEMTDMFHLKAIELIAKYLRKAVENDEEAKEKMALASYLAGMGFSNVGLGIVHSMAHPLGAFYGTPHGVANAIILPTVMEYNAEYTGEKFREIAKAFGIKHTRRMAPEEYRKAAVDAVRQLAHDVNIPENLKGIMDIKDLDFIAESALNDVCTGGNPRDTNLEEIKELYKKLL, encoded by the coding sequence ATGGTAAACCGTATCATTTTAAATGAAGTATCTTATCATGGATTTGGAGCAATTGAATCTATTCCAGGTGAAGTGGAAAAAAATAAATTCAAAAAGGCTTTTATTTGTACAGATCCTGGATTAATTAAGGTTGGAGCAGCTAAAAAAATTACTGATGTACTTGATAAATCTAATTTAGAATATTTAATATTTTCTGATGTTCAACAAAATCCTACGATTGAAAATGTAAAAGCTGGAGTTGAAAAATTTAAAGAAAGTGGTGCAGATTATATTATTGCAATTGGTGGAGGTTCTGCTATGGATTGTGCCAAAGCTGTGGCAATTATTATAAATAATCCTGAATTTTCTGATGTTCGAAGTCTTGAAGGAGTTGCAGATACAAAAAATAAATGCGTTCCAATTATCGCAGTTGCAACTACAGCTGGAACAGCTGCCGAAGTTACAATAAATTATGTTATAACTGATGTTGAAAAAAATAGAAAATTTGTCTGCGTTGACCCACACGATATGCCAATAGTTGCAATAGTTGACCCAGGAATGATGATGACAATGCCAAAAGAATTAACAGCTGCAACTGGACTTGATGCACTAACTCACGCAATTGAAGGATTTACAACAAAAGCTGCTTGGGAAATGACTGACATGTTCCATTTAAAAGCAATTGAATTAATAGCAAAATATTTGAGAAAAGCTGTGGAAAATGATGAAGAAGCTAAAGAAAAAATGGCTCTTGCCTCATATCTAGCAGGAATGGGATTCTCAAATGTAGGACTTGGAATCGTACACTCAATGGCTCATCCTCTAGGAGCATTTTACGGAACTCCGCACGGTGTTGCAAACGCTATAATTTTACCAACTGTAATGGAATACAATGCTGAATATACAGGGGAAAAATTTAGAGAAATAGCAAAGGCTTTTGGAATAAAACACACTAGAAGAATGGCTCCCGAAGAATATAGAAAAGCAGCAGTAGATGCTGTAAGACAATTGGCACACGACGTAAATATTCCTGAAAATTTAAAGGGAATAATGGATATAAAAGATTTGGATTTTATCGCTGAATCAGCTTTAAATGATGTCTGCACTGGCGGAAATCCACGTGATACAAACTTGGAAGAAATAAAAGAACTTTATAAAAAATTATTATAA
- a CDS encoding restriction endonuclease subunit S, with protein MKFMEKLLVGEKVEWKKLGEVCEILDNKRKPIAKKDRIIGTYPYYGANGIQSFVNNYIFDGSFILMGEDGSVINKDKSPVLHWINNKKIWVNNHAHVLGQLNIRYNLKYIYYYLSIVDVSSIVKGTPPKINQANMKEIKIPIPSLEIQEKIVKILDNFTKCVTELQAELQAELQARNKQYNYYRDMLLSEDYLNKISKKIYEIEENRTLALVPIKEVCIRQRGFSITAGEMKEIHKDNAPIKIFAGGKTTANIDEYNIDKKYIIKKPSIIVKSRGNIDFEFYDKPFSHKNELWSYSSNDDNILNIKYLYYYLKKNIKYFEDKAISGKLPQISTGITDNYKIWLPSIIIQNKIVKILDRFQELLSDTKGLLPLEIEQRRKQYEYYREKLLTFDKEEGYALSTAQHSTAQHSTAQRQITSEFFELLKEAAKIAGVDVSDKVEWKTLNEIFNTRTGYTPSRKKMSYWENGVINWFTIEDIRQRGRSLDFANVKISESGVKKEVFKSNSMVLSIIGTIGEYALIKTDFVINQQFMVFTLKDNYLDFINMEFLKYYFSKISNYCTRNIRKSSIPTIDIDGILRIKIPLPSLAVQKHIVSILDKFDVLVNDLSQGLPKEIALRQKQYEYYREKLLNFEK; from the coding sequence ATGAAATTTATGGAAAAACTTTTAGTGGGGGAAAAGGTTGAGTGGAAGAAATTGGGGGAAGTTTGTGAAATTTTAGATAATAAAAGAAAACCTATTGCGAAAAAAGATAGGATAATAGGAACATATCCGTATTATGGTGCAAATGGAATACAGAGTTTTGTTAATAATTATATATTTGATGGAAGTTTCATTTTAATGGGAGAAGATGGAAGTGTAATCAATAAAGATAAAAGTCCAGTATTACATTGGATAAACAACAAAAAAATATGGGTAAATAATCACGCTCATGTTTTAGGTCAATTGAATATAAGATATAATTTAAAATATATCTACTATTATTTATCAATAGTGGATGTTTCGTCTATTGTAAAAGGCACTCCACCTAAAATAAATCAAGCAAATATGAAAGAAATAAAAATTCCAATTCCTTCACTAGAAATACAAGAAAAAATTGTAAAAATACTTGACAATTTCACAAAATGTGTTACAGAATTACAGGCAGAATTACAGGCAGAATTACAGGCAAGAAATAAGCAGTATAACTATTATAGAGATATGTTGTTAAGTGAAGATTATTTGAATAAAATTTCTAAAAAGATTTATGAAATCGAAGAAAATAGAACACTTGCATTAGTACCAATTAAAGAAGTTTGTATAAGACAAAGGGGATTTAGTATAACAGCTGGTGAAATGAAGGAAATTCATAAAGACAATGCTCCAATTAAAATATTTGCAGGTGGAAAAACAACAGCAAATATAGATGAGTATAATATTGATAAAAAATATATAATTAAAAAACCAAGTATCATAGTGAAATCACGTGGGAATATAGATTTTGAATTTTATGATAAACCTTTTTCTCATAAAAATGAATTATGGTCTTACTCATCAAATGATGATAATATATTAAATATAAAATATTTATATTATTATTTGAAAAAAAATATAAAATATTTTGAAGATAAAGCAATATCAGGGAAATTACCTCAAATATCAACAGGCATTACTGATAATTATAAAATTTGGCTGCCTTCTATTATTATCCAAAATAAAATTGTAAAAATTTTAGATAGATTTCAGGAACTTCTTTCTGATACAAAAGGACTACTTCCTTTGGAAATAGAGCAAAGAAGAAAACAATATGAATATTATCGAGAAAAACTCTTGACATTTGATAAAGAAGAAGGGTATGCTTTAAGCACAGCACAGCACAGCACAGCACAGCACAGCACAGCACAGCGGCAAATAACGAGTGAATTTTTTGAATTACTTAAAGAAGCAGCAAAAATTGCTGGCGTTGATGTAAGTGATAAAGTCGAGTGGAAAACATTAAATGAAATATTTAATACAAGAACAGGATATACACCTTCAAGAAAAAAAATGTCTTATTGGGAAAATGGTGTTATAAATTGGTTTACAATAGAAGATATTCGTCAGAGAGGAAGAAGTTTAGATTTTGCAAATGTAAAAATTTCAGAATCTGGAGTGAAAAAAGAGGTATTTAAAAGTAATTCAATGGTGTTATCTATAATCGGAACGATTGGAGAATATGCTTTAATAAAAACAGATTTTGTAATTAATCAGCAATTTATGGTATTTACTTTAAAAGATAATTATTTAGATTTTATAAATATGGAATTTTTAAAATATTATTTTAGTAAAATTTCAAACTATTGTACAAGAAATATTAGAAAATCAAGTATTCCAACGATTGATATAGATGGAATTCTAAGAATAAAAATCCCATTACCATCATTAGCGGTACAAAAACACATCGTATCAATTTTAGATAAATTTGATGTTTTAGTTAATGATTTATCACAGGGTTTACCAAAAGAAATAGCCTTAAGACAAAAACAGTATGAATATTACAGGGAAAAATTATTGAATTTTGAAAAATAG
- a CDS encoding MarR family winged helix-turn-helix transcriptional regulator gives MNTDWERNSDIHLQIVLQRAVKKIDGKIGKDFREKGITSSQFSVLDVLYTKGEMRICELIEKVLSTSGNMTVVVKNMEQKGWLYRKSCPKDKRAFLVGLTDEGEKLFENLLPEHRKEIEETYGILSDEERRELIRILKKFKDI, from the coding sequence ATGAATACTGACTGGGAAAGGAATTCAGATATCCATTTGCAGATTGTATTGCAGAGGGCTGTGAAAAAAATTGATGGTAAAATTGGAAAGGATTTTCGGGAAAAAGGAATTACAAGTTCGCAGTTTAGCGTTTTAGATGTGCTTTATACTAAAGGTGAGATGCGTATTTGTGAATTGATTGAAAAGGTGCTTTCTACTTCAGGGAATATGACGGTTGTTGTGAAAAATATGGAGCAAAAGGGTTGGTTATACCGAAAATCTTGTCCGAAAGATAAACGTGCATTTTTGGTAGGGCTGACAGATGAAGGGGAAAAATTGTTTGAGAATCTTTTACCAGAGCATCGTAAGGAAATAGAGGAAACTTACGGGATTCTTTCAGATGAGGAAAGGCGAGAGTTAATTAGGATTTTGAAAAAATTTAAAGATATTTAG
- a CDS encoding type I restriction-modification system subunit M, translating to MANTKESNETAQRAELHRKIWAIADNVRGAVDGWDFKQYILGILFYRFISENMTEFFNKAEHEAGDLEFNYADISDEEAEEDFRAGTVEDKGFFILPSQLFENVVKTARTNENLNTDLANIFKAIEASAVGFESEDDIKGLFEDVDTTSNRLGGTVAEKNTRLADILTGISEINFGSFQHNDIDAFGDAYEYLISNYASNAGKSGGEFFTPQTVSKLLARLVMEGKENINKVYDPTCGSGSLLLQMKKQFEEHIIDEGFFGQEINMTNFNLARMNMFLHNVNYNNFSIKRGDTLLNPLHNDEKPFDAIVSNPPYSIKWIGDGDPTLINDERFAPAGKLAPKSYADYAFIMHSLSYLSSKGRAAIVCFPGIFYRKGSEKIIRKYLVDNNFVDCVIQLPENLFFGTSIATCILVMAKNKTENKTLFIDASKEFKKETNNNILQPENIEKIVSEFREKTDVEYFARLVDNSEIAENDYNLSVSTYVEKEDTREKIDIDVLNKEIEETVKRIDELRASINEIVKELESE from the coding sequence GTGGCAAATACAAAAGAATCAAATGAAACGGCACAAAGAGCAGAATTGCATCGTAAAATCTGGGCAATTGCAGATAATGTGCGTGGAGCGGTAGATGGTTGGGATTTTAAACAGTATATTTTGGGAATATTATTTTATAGATTTATTTCGGAAAATATGACAGAATTTTTCAATAAAGCAGAACATGAAGCTGGAGATTTGGAGTTTAATTATGCGGATATTTCTGATGAAGAAGCTGAAGAAGATTTTAGAGCTGGTACTGTGGAAGATAAAGGATTTTTTATTTTACCAAGTCAACTTTTTGAAAATGTAGTAAAAACAGCGAGAACCAATGAAAATTTGAATACAGATTTAGCAAATATTTTTAAAGCTATTGAAGCAAGTGCTGTTGGATTTGAGTCGGAAGATGATATTAAAGGATTATTTGAAGATGTCGATACTACGAGTAATCGTTTAGGTGGAACGGTTGCTGAAAAAAATACAAGATTAGCAGATATTTTAACAGGAATTTCTGAAATTAATTTTGGAAGTTTTCAGCATAATGATATAGATGCTTTTGGAGATGCGTATGAATATCTAATTTCAAATTATGCCAGCAATGCTGGTAAGTCAGGAGGAGAATTTTTTACACCGCAAACAGTTTCTAAACTTCTGGCAAGACTTGTAATGGAAGGAAAAGAAAATATCAATAAAGTATACGATCCGACATGTGGAAGTGGTTCTTTATTACTTCAAATGAAAAAGCAGTTTGAGGAACATATTATTGATGAGGGATTTTTTGGACAGGAAATAAACATGACTAACTTTAACTTGGCTCGTATGAATATGTTTTTACACAATGTAAACTACAATAATTTTTCAATAAAACGTGGAGATACCTTACTTAATCCATTACATAATGATGAAAAACCTTTTGATGCGATTGTTTCAAATCCGCCGTATTCGATTAAATGGATAGGAGACGGAGATCCGACACTTATTAATGATGAACGATTTGCACCAGCAGGAAAACTTGCTCCAAAATCTTATGCAGATTATGCGTTTATAATGCATTCATTAAGTTATTTGTCAAGCAAAGGAAGAGCAGCAATAGTATGTTTTCCAGGTATTTTTTATAGAAAAGGTTCAGAAAAAATCATTCGTAAATATTTAGTAGACAATAATTTTGTAGATTGTGTAATACAGCTTCCAGAAAACCTGTTTTTTGGAACATCAATAGCGACTTGTATTTTAGTAATGGCAAAGAATAAGACAGAAAATAAAACGTTATTTATTGATGCAAGTAAGGAATTTAAGAAAGAAACGAATAATAATATTTTGCAACCTGAAAATATTGAAAAAATAGTAAGCGAATTTAGAGAAAAAACTGATGTAGAATATTTTGCAAGATTGGTTGATAATAGTGAAATAGCTGAAAATGACTATAATTTGTCAGTTTCAACTTATGTGGAAAAGGAAGATACTCGTGAAAAAATAGATATCGATGTGTTGAATAAGGAAATTGAGGAAACAGTAAAAAGAATAGATGAATTAAGGGCTTCTATAAATGAGATAGTGAAGGAGCTTGAAAGTGAATAA